From the genome of candidate division WOR-3 bacterium:
AATCAGACCTTATTTCTTGGTCACTATTTGATTCCCCATCACCTATTATTATAACAAAATTCTTTCTGCAGGGAATTTGAACAAGAGAACTACCCTGTCCAGAATACATAGGGTCCCACTTTGTACCCCTTTGATGCCAGATATATAAGTTCCAGTGAGGTCTTACATAAGAAATGTAATGGATTGCTTCCAGGATAGCATTACCATCAGGTGTCCCCCCTTCAGGAACTATATTGTTTATTGCATTAAGAAATGGTTCCATATCAGGGCTTTCCTCTGTCTCATAAAACTCTATAGGCAAATCCCATATATATGTGGAAAAAAAGAATAAACCGAATCTCGGGATTTCCTTACCCTGATCCCAGTTTCCATCAAGATCTTTATCTGCTATCTGTCTTATAACTCCACACTTCTCCTCCTTAGGAACTCCACTAACATTAACTCTACACTGATATGTTTTAATTGTTACCCATCTATTGGATTGGTATCTCTCAACATAAAATTCTGATGGTTTATTGCTCATATAAATTGGTTTTGAAAATCTGTATGTGTTACCCATCACTGTGAATGAAGGAGTTGGCCAGCCACTTTCGCTCGGCAGGTCGCTTCCGTCTCCGAGACCAATAAGTGTGTGCTTATCAATCGCTTGTGTTGGTTCTCCGGCTCCACCTGTTAAAGCCTTTTTAGCAACATCAATTCTTGACATAACTGCCCAGTTAAGTATGTTTCCATGGTATCGATCTGCACTTGGATTAAAGTTTGTTGTATTAAATGAGCGATCGGTTGAATATCCAACTGCATAAAATTTCTGAGAAATATACTGATAAATTGAATCAGGGTGAAAGTAGCCATAATATCGATAATTGGGGTCATAACCACCTCGAGGTATTGGACCTGCACCATCAGGATCAAGTGTATGTGCTGCTCTCCACCTCATTGAGCCTGTTACATCAAGAACAATTAACACATTTGGCTTTTCGACAATTGAAACACCCGGAGGGGAAGCACAGGGCATCTCTTGCCCATTTAAATTAAAAGATAAAAAAAACAAAAACAAAATTAATCTTTTCATCAATCACCTCCTTTTACACCAATTGGTACCATTCTTAAAGCTTCAAGACCCATATTTGCTCCAGAGGGATGTCTTGCATTGGAGGCAATAAGGAAAATCTGACCAATCGCACCACCGGATTCCGAATAACCAAGACCAAGATAAGCAGCAGCAAATCTTAAGTTAAAACCAGAACGAGCATAAGCGGTCACGGCTTCTGGAGCTATTTCTACCCTATATGAACCTAATAAAATCTCAATTGGATTAAGATTTGGTTCCGTGCCATCAAGGAATTTTCTAATCCTAAAACTTCCTCTTTCAATTCCGCCCTCTGCTGCTTCAAGAGCTGAAGCAAATCTTTCTTCCCCACCTGTTACAAAAAGAGCCCTTGAAGCAATAAAAAGAGCTGTCCCTATTAAAATTGTCAACAGGGCAGCCATAAGGATTGTTGTTATTAAAGCAATCCCCCTCTTCATAAAAACCTCCTTTTATAAATTCAAATTTCTGGGGAATACAACCCCTTGTAAAATAATCCTGTCAAATCTACGATCAAAAGGTGTTAAATTAATAACCCTGTTTTCTACCTCGATATGATTCCTCCCGTAATCAAACCCAGGTATGCCTCTTGTCCTTACAATAAGGGTAACCCTTATAGCAAATTTATTTCCAAAAATTAAATCATTGTTTACTCCGGTTAAATCATTTACCCATTCATTTACATCTATTTCTCCATCAGGAGCTCCATTAAGCCCATCAATTCCATATGCAAACTGAATATCCTCAACATTTTCAAGAAAAGGAACATTGTTTCTCCATAATACCCCATTTGCATCCAGAAAATATCTTACTCCGTTATTAAGAAGGATAGGATTATTCACACCTATAAGAATTGTGCCCCTTAAGTATGATACATTATTAGCAAGAAAAAGTGTAAGGGTTGAGTCAGAATTAAAAACCACACTATCAACCATTACACCCTGCAAAGAAGGAACAAGTTCTCTTGATTCAGGATTTATACCATAAACATATTGCCCTTTTTTGATGTTCCTTACTGTATCTCGACCAAACCAAGAGTTAGTAGTTATAATATTTGCCGGTACCGGTTGAGTATTCAGGGCTATATTAAATCCTGTAGTTTGAAGCTCATACCCAAGGGCAAGTCCAAAAATTGTAATCTCATCAGGAGCATCTGATCCCCCGTCCACTGCATTGATTATATTATTTGTAGGACTAAGTCCAAACCCCGCCATCATTAAATCCCATTTTAAAACTTCAAAGGCAACCTGGGCATCTGTTTGTAAGGAAGAAACATTCTGAACCTGAATCGTCTTTCTGTGCTGGGTTACAAAAACTGCAATCACAGCAGTCATAACTATACTGAAAATTAACATACTTACAAGTAATTCAATAAGTGTAAACCCCTTTTTCATCACAAGCCCTCCCTATAATAAGAAGTCTGTGAAGAGATAAAAAATCTTCTATCTCTCCAGAATACAAAAACTCTTATATCAAGAATTTCTGTATCAACAGGATCCGGCTCAATGTTCCATAAAACTTCATAAACCATCCCAGAATTGTCAGATAATGTATCTATGTGATCCGGATTAGTTATATTATCAAGACCATTACCTGGAAATGTATTCTGAAGGAAGGGATGATCAGGATTTAAATTCCTTAGATTATCCATAAAAGTTGACATAATCTGTCTTGCCCTTATTCTCTGACTGTTTATAATATTTGCATGCAATCCAAAGAAGATTGAATTTAAAAGACCAACAAAAAGTATGCCAAAAATTGTTATAGCAGCAAGAAGCTCTATAAGCGTAAAACCTTTTTTAATACCAGTTTCCATTTCCCCACCTCCATAGTTTTATTCTCCCTGATGAGGAAACACCAACAGCAAAGTCCCTTCTACCATCAGTAAGATAAAATGAGCCTGAAAATGCTCCTCCCTTTCTATCAAAAACTAAAAAATTTCTATCATAAGTTACGCCATCCTCACTGAAACAAATTCCATCAGATTCAATGATAGAAGCAGCATCAGGGGTACCTT
Proteins encoded in this window:
- a CDS encoding prepilin-type N-terminal cleavage/methylation domain-containing protein, which gives rise to MKKGFTLIELLVSMLIFSIVMTAVIAVFVTQHRKTIQVQNVSSLQTDAQVAFEVLKWDLMMAGFGLSPTNNIINAVDGGSDAPDEITIFGLALGYELQTTGFNIALNTQPVPANIITTNSWFGRDTVRNIKKGQYVYGINPESRELVPSLQGVMVDSVVFNSDSTLTLFLANNVSYLRGTILIGVNNPILLNNGVRYFLDANGVLWRNNVPFLENVEDIQFAYGIDGLNGAPDGEIDVNEWVNDLTGVNNDLIFGNKFAIRVTLIVRTRGIPGFDYGRNHIEVENRVINLTPFDRRFDRIILQGVVFPRNLNL
- a CDS encoding type II secretion system protein; translation: METGIKKGFTLIELLAAITIFGILFVGLLNSIFFGLHANIINSQRIRARQIMSTFMDNLRNLNPDHPFLQNTFPGNGLDNITNPDHIDTLSDNSGMVYEVLWNIEPDPVDTEILDIRVFVFWRDRRFFISSQTSYYREGL